The following are encoded together in the Cyanobacterium aponinum PCC 10605 genome:
- the rpsM gene encoding 30S ribosomal protein S13, whose product MARISGIDLPRDKRVEIGLTYLYGIGLTTSQKILAATGVNPDTRVRDLSDEDVTKLRNYIEENYQIEGDLRRLEAMNIKRLGDIGTYRGRRHRQGLPVRGQRTKTNARTRRGRRIAIAGKKKPGKK is encoded by the coding sequence ATGGCTAGGATATCAGGTATTGATTTGCCTCGTGACAAACGAGTAGAGATTGGACTAACTTATTTATATGGTATTGGCTTGACCACCTCCCAAAAAATTTTAGCGGCAACAGGGGTAAATCCTGACACCAGAGTAAGAGATCTCAGCGACGAGGATGTTACCAAATTAAGAAACTACATCGAAGAAAATTACCAAATTGAAGGGGATTTGCGTCGTTTAGAAGCAATGAACATCAAACGTTTGGGTGATATTGGTACTTACAGAGGTCGTCGTCATCGTCAGGGTTTGCCTGTGCGTGGACAGAGAACCAAAACTAATGCCAGAACCCGTAGAGGACGCAGAATTGCGATCGCAGGGAAGAAAAAACCGGGTAAAAAATAA
- the rplQ gene encoding 50S ribosomal protein L17: protein MRHRRKVPLLGLPADQRKALLRALTTQLLREGEIVTTKARAKAVRTTADKMITLAKDGSLSARRQALGYIYDKDLVNDIFAKATERYGNRNGGYTRVVRTKSRRGDNAEMAIIQLV from the coding sequence ATGCGTCACCGTCGTAAAGTACCTTTATTAGGCTTACCAGCTGACCAACGCAAAGCCCTTCTCCGTGCTTTAACTACCCAGTTACTCAGAGAAGGCGAAATCGTAACCACTAAGGCTCGTGCCAAAGCTGTTCGCACTACTGCGGATAAAATGATTACCTTAGCAAAAGATGGTTCTCTATCTGCTCGTCGTCAGGCTTTAGGTTATATCTATGACAAAGATTTAGTCAACGATATTTTTGCTAAAGCTACAGAGCGTTATGGAAATAGAAATGGTGGTTATACTCGTGTTGTTCGCACAAAAAGCCGCCGTGGGGATAATGCGGAAATGGCAATTATTCAATTAGTTTAA
- a CDS encoding DNA-directed RNA polymerase subunit alpha: MAVFKIDCVASKTQKNQGQYGKFVLEPLEKGQGITMGNSLRRVLLSNLEGAAVTAVRIAGVNHEFAVVEGVREDVMEIMLNMKGVIFKSYSDSPQIGRVVATGPCTITAAQFDLPSEIEVVEPSQYICTLGKGGKLEMEFRVEKGKGYRAVDKGKDENSSLDFLQIDSVFMPVSKVNFVAEEIRYEGEIADRLILEIWTNGSIKPEEALSSASEILVNLFSPLTDATTISGQQEETVEPEDPTSQIPIEELNLSVRAYNCLKRAQINTVADLLEYSQDDLLEIKNFGQKSAEEVIEALQQRLGITLGEGKMKDPPAGELIQSAEPVTSP, encoded by the coding sequence GTGGCTGTGTTTAAAATCGACTGCGTAGCAAGTAAAACTCAAAAAAATCAAGGTCAATACGGAAAGTTTGTGCTTGAACCCTTAGAAAAAGGACAAGGCATAACTATGGGTAATTCCTTGAGACGAGTTCTTTTATCTAATTTAGAAGGTGCAGCAGTAACTGCCGTTAGAATCGCCGGTGTTAATCATGAGTTTGCTGTTGTCGAAGGGGTAAGAGAAGATGTGATGGAAATAATGCTCAATATGAAAGGGGTTATTTTCAAAAGCTATAGCGATTCTCCTCAAATTGGTCGTGTTGTAGCCACTGGTCCTTGTACCATTACTGCCGCTCAATTCGATCTCCCTTCGGAAATAGAAGTAGTTGAACCAAGTCAGTATATTTGTACTCTGGGGAAAGGTGGTAAGTTAGAGATGGAATTTCGGGTCGAGAAAGGAAAGGGTTATCGTGCTGTAGATAAAGGCAAAGATGAAAATAGTTCCCTCGACTTTTTACAAATTGATTCAGTGTTTATGCCTGTTTCAAAAGTAAACTTTGTGGCGGAAGAAATCCGTTATGAAGGAGAAATTGCTGATCGTCTGATTTTAGAAATCTGGACTAATGGTAGTATTAAGCCAGAAGAAGCCCTTTCTTCAGCATCAGAGATTTTAGTTAATCTATTCTCTCCTTTAACAGATGCCACAACAATTTCAGGACAACAGGAAGAAACAGTAGAGCCAGAAGACCCCACCAGTCAAATTCCCATCGAGGAGTTAAATTTATCTGTCCGTGCTTACAATTGTTTGAAACGGGCTCAAATTAACACTGTGGCGGATTTATTGGAATATTCTCAAGATGATTTACTCGAAATTAAAAACTTCGGTCAAAAATCAGCAGAAGAGGTTATTGAGGCTTTACAGCAACGTTTAGGAATTACTCTTGGAGAGGGTAAAATGAAAGACCCTCCGGCTGGGGAGTTGATCCAAAGTGCTGAACCTGTCACCAGTCCTTAA
- a CDS encoding adenylate kinase translates to MTKIIFLGPPGSGKGTQGALIAEKHGIPHISTGDILRGAIAAQTPLGVKAKSYVDNGDLVPDELILDLIEERLGQDDAQKGWILDGFPRNVPQAEFLTGLLKKLDQNCDAVVNLDVPNEVILQRLLARGRKDDNEETINNRLDVYRQQTAPLIDYYQQSNLLKTVDGDRSMEEITAEITTIVKS, encoded by the coding sequence ATGACAAAAATTATTTTTTTAGGTCCTCCGGGGTCTGGTAAGGGTACTCAAGGGGCTTTGATAGCCGAAAAACACGGTATTCCTCATATTTCCACCGGAGATATTCTCAGAGGTGCGATCGCCGCTCAAACTCCCTTGGGGGTAAAAGCTAAAAGTTATGTCGATAATGGCGATTTAGTGCCTGATGAGTTGATTCTTGACTTGATTGAAGAAAGATTAGGACAAGATGATGCTCAAAAAGGATGGATTCTCGATGGATTTCCCCGCAATGTACCTCAAGCGGAATTTTTAACGGGTTTACTCAAGAAGTTAGACCAAAATTGTGATGCAGTAGTTAACTTAGACGTGCCAAACGAGGTGATTTTGCAACGTTTGTTGGCCAGGGGCAGAAAAGATGATAACGAAGAAACTATCAATAATCGTCTTGATGTTTACCGTCAACAAACTGCTCCTCTAATTGACTATTATCAACAGAGTAATCTCTTAAAAACAGTAGATGGCGATCGCTCTATGGAGGAAATCACCGCCGAAATCACAACCATAGTTAAGTCCTAA
- the secY gene encoding preprotein translocase subunit SecY, protein MVVSREKTPTAQETFLQMAQAAGLRSRLLITLGLLILVRLGIYIPVPGIDRDAFAAAIQNLPFLGFLDIFTGGGLSTIGIFALGILPYINASIIMQLMTSAVPALEDLQKNEGEMGRRKIAQITRYVALGWAIIQSTGVTVGLLRPYALNDSPWFVVETVLAITAGSMFVMWISEVITERGLGNGASLLIFVNIVAVLPQTLANTIDYAQTGGRQAIAQVTILVLVFLVMIVGIVFVQEGTRRIPIISARRQVGRRLYRERTSYLPLRLNQGGVMPIIFASAVLVLPSSVSGFAENTAFSGVVNQVALALRPGSIWYVVVYSVLILFFSYFYASLVSNPEDIAQNLKKMGTSIPGIRPGKATVAYLEGVLNRLTLLGAIFLTVVATVPTFVERATGVTTFQGFGATSLLILVGVAIDTAKQVQTYVISQRYEGMVKQ, encoded by the coding sequence ATGGTTGTTAGTAGAGAAAAAACTCCAACCGCCCAAGAAACTTTTTTGCAGATGGCTCAAGCCGCAGGGTTACGCAGTCGTTTACTGATAACTCTGGGTTTACTTATCCTAGTGAGACTTGGTATTTATATTCCAGTTCCGGGTATAGATAGAGATGCTTTTGCGGCGGCAATTCAAAATCTTCCCTTTTTAGGGTTCTTAGACATCTTCACTGGGGGAGGTTTAAGCACTATTGGGATCTTCGCTCTAGGTATTTTACCCTACATCAATGCTTCTATTATTATGCAGTTGATGACTTCGGCTGTACCTGCTTTAGAAGATTTACAGAAAAATGAGGGTGAAATGGGACGTAGAAAAATCGCCCAAATTACTCGTTATGTTGCTTTAGGATGGGCAATTATCCAAAGTACTGGGGTGACAGTAGGTCTGTTGCGTCCTTACGCTTTAAATGATAGTCCTTGGTTTGTTGTTGAAACTGTATTGGCTATTACCGCAGGATCTATGTTTGTGATGTGGATTTCCGAGGTAATTACCGAGAGAGGTCTGGGTAATGGAGCTTCCTTATTGATTTTTGTCAATATCGTGGCGGTGTTACCTCAAACTTTAGCTAATACTATTGACTACGCTCAAACTGGAGGTCGTCAGGCGATCGCACAAGTGACAATCCTTGTCTTAGTATTTTTAGTGATGATTGTGGGAATTGTCTTTGTACAGGAAGGAACTCGTCGCATTCCCATTATTTCTGCCCGTCGTCAGGTAGGCAGAAGACTTTATCGGGAACGTACTAGCTATTTACCATTAAGACTTAATCAGGGTGGGGTAATGCCAATTATTTTCGCTTCGGCGGTGTTGGTGTTACCTTCTTCTGTATCTGGTTTTGCAGAAAATACCGCTTTCAGTGGTGTTGTTAATCAGGTTGCTTTAGCTTTACGCCCCGGTAGCATTTGGTATGTGGTGGTTTACTCCGTGCTAATTCTCTTTTTCAGTTATTTTTATGCGTCTTTGGTATCCAACCCCGAAGATATTGCTCAAAATTTGAAGAAAATGGGAACAAGTATTCCGGGTATTCGACCTGGGAAAGCTACGGTTGCTTATTTAGAAGGAGTTTTAAATCGTTTAACCCTTCTAGGGGCGATTTTCTTAACGGTGGTTGCCACTGTACCTACTTTTGTGGAACGGGCAACGGGAGTAACTACCTTTCAAGGCTTCGGTGCGACTTCTTTACTGATTTTGGTAGGGGTTGCCATCGACACTGCGAAACAAGTTCAAACCTATGTCATCTCTCAGCGCTATGAGGGTATGGTTAAACAATAG
- the truA gene encoding tRNA pseudouridine(38-40) synthase TruA: MVDSSSTNKQRIALVIQYVGTNFHGWQRQPHYRSVQAEIEDAIASIVGHKVTIYGAGRTDSGVHASAQVAHFEVCSPIPAQKWAKVLNSCLPDGILIRASSEVAPHWHACFTATYRRYRYTIYTGKIPNLFLQPFTWHYYYQPLNENLMAEALKPMLGHHDMSAFRRAGSKRSHSLLEVQEVSCVRYEQDLINIEIQASGFLYGMVRLLVGMLVEVGAGTKSLTQFQDIWMNCRREEVKYSAPAKGLCLLRVGYPEFPFPESVWFNAQPIFTFS; this comes from the coding sequence ATGGTTGATTCTAGTTCCACAAATAAACAACGAATTGCTTTAGTAATTCAATATGTCGGTACTAATTTTCATGGTTGGCAGAGACAGCCACACTATCGCAGTGTACAAGCAGAAATTGAAGATGCGATCGCATCTATAGTAGGACATAAAGTAACGATTTATGGAGCGGGAAGAACTGATAGTGGAGTTCATGCTTCTGCACAAGTGGCACATTTTGAAGTGTGTTCTCCCATTCCAGCACAAAAATGGGCAAAAGTTTTAAACAGTTGTTTGCCTGATGGTATCTTAATTAGAGCTTCCTCCGAAGTTGCCCCCCATTGGCACGCCTGTTTTACCGCTACTTATCGTCGTTATCGTTATACTATATATACTGGTAAAATTCCCAACCTATTTTTACAACCCTTTACTTGGCATTACTATTATCAGCCGTTAAACGAAAATTTGATGGCAGAAGCACTGAAACCCATGCTCGGACACCATGATATGAGTGCCTTTCGTCGAGCTGGTTCAAAACGTTCTCACTCTTTGCTAGAAGTACAAGAAGTTAGTTGTGTTAGATACGAACAAGATCTAATCAATATTGAAATTCAAGCTAGTGGCTTTTTATACGGCATGGTGAGACTACTGGTAGGGATGTTAGTAGAGGTTGGTGCGGGGACAAAATCCTTGACACAGTTCCAAGATATTTGGATGAATTGTCGTCGGGAAGAAGTGAAATATTCAGCCCCTGCTAAAGGATTATGTTTGTTAAGAGTAGGTTATCCCGAATTTCCCTTTCCTGAATCAGTTTGGTTCAATGCTCAACCTATTTTTACTTTTAGTTAA
- the infA gene encoding translation initiation factor IF-1, producing the protein MSKKDLIEMEGTVTESLPNAMFRVDLDNGFNVLAHIAGKIRRNYIKILPGDRVKVELTPYDLTKGRITYRLKGKK; encoded by the coding sequence ATGTCTAAAAAAGACTTAATTGAAATGGAAGGGACTGTGACAGAATCACTGCCTAACGCCATGTTTAGAGTAGATTTAGATAATGGTTTCAACGTTTTAGCTCATATTGCGGGTAAAATTCGTCGTAACTACATCAAAATCTTACCGGGCGATCGCGTCAAAGTCGAACTAACTCCCTATGACTTGACCAAAGGTCGAATCACTTATCGACTTAAAGGGAAAAAATAA
- the rpsK gene encoding 30S ribosomal protein S11: protein MAKPTKRGGPKKQKKNIPSGTAYIKSTFNNTIVTITDTTGNVISWATAGSSGFKGAKKGTPFAAQTAADSAARVAMDNGMKQVEVMVSGPGAGRETAIRALQGAGLEITLIRDITPIPHNGCRPPKRRRV, encoded by the coding sequence ATGGCAAAACCCACCAAAAGGGGAGGACCAAAAAAACAAAAGAAAAATATCCCTAGTGGTACAGCTTATATCAAATCTACTTTTAACAATACCATTGTAACTATTACCGATACTACTGGTAACGTTATTTCTTGGGCAACTGCCGGGTCTAGTGGTTTTAAAGGAGCAAAGAAAGGAACACCTTTTGCCGCTCAGACTGCCGCTGACAGTGCCGCTCGAGTAGCAATGGATAACGGAATGAAACAAGTGGAAGTGATGGTAAGTGGTCCTGGTGCAGGACGTGAAACTGCTATCAGAGCATTACAAGGAGCAGGATTAGAAATCACTTTAATTCGTGATATTACCCCCATTCCCCACAACGGCTGTCGCCCTCCCAAAAGACGTAGAGTCTAA
- the rpmJ gene encoding 50S ribosomal protein L36 — protein sequence MKVRASVKKICDKCRVIRRRGRVMVICSNPKHKQRQG from the coding sequence ATGAAAGTAAGAGCATCAGTTAAAAAGATTTGTGACAAATGCCGAGTTATTCGTCGTCGTGGACGAGTAATGGTTATTTGTTCCAACCCCAAACATAAACAACGTCAAGGATAA
- the rplO gene encoding 50S ribosomal protein L15 has product MKLHQIAPNPKSKKRRRRIGRGISAGQGASGGFGMRGQKSRSGTGTKPGFEGGQMPLYRRVPKLKHFKIINPKHFTIINVEKLANLAPNTEVTLESLMEHGIVTANDGPLKILGNGELNVALNVKAAAWSKSAQAKIEAAGGSITSTTPKTESGNND; this is encoded by the coding sequence ATGAAACTTCATCAAATAGCGCCTAATCCCAAATCTAAAAAACGTCGTCGCCGTATCGGTAGAGGTATTTCTGCTGGACAAGGTGCCAGTGGCGGTTTTGGGATGAGAGGTCAAAAATCTCGTTCTGGTACAGGTACTAAACCGGGGTTTGAAGGGGGTCAAATGCCTCTTTATCGCCGTGTACCTAAATTAAAACACTTTAAAATCATCAATCCTAAGCATTTCACCATTATCAACGTGGAGAAGTTGGCTAATTTAGCTCCTAATACCGAAGTAACTTTAGAGTCTTTAATGGAACACGGTATTGTTACTGCTAATGATGGTCCTTTGAAAATCTTAGGTAATGGCGAGCTTAACGTTGCTTTAAATGTTAAAGCAGCCGCTTGGAGTAAATCTGCCCAAGCAAAAATTGAGGCAGCAGGTGGTTCTATCACCTCTACTACCCCTAAAACTGAATCAGGCAATAATGACTAA
- the rplM gene encoding 50S ribosomal protein L13, with translation MNKTIVPAIDSIEKKWYVVDAENQRLGRLATEIANVLRGKNKASYTPHLDTGDYVIVVNAEKVVVTGRKSEQKLYRRHSGRPGGMKVETFAQLQKRIPERIIEKAVKGMLPKNSLGRSLFTKLKVYTGPNHPHEAQQPETLTVNTIAGGSK, from the coding sequence ATGAATAAAACAATAGTTCCAGCTATAGACAGTATAGAAAAGAAATGGTATGTAGTGGATGCCGAAAACCAACGTTTAGGCAGATTAGCCACTGAAATTGCCAATGTTTTAAGAGGTAAAAACAAAGCCTCTTATACCCCCCATTTAGATACTGGGGATTACGTCATTGTGGTTAATGCAGAAAAAGTAGTTGTTACAGGCAGAAAAAGTGAACAAAAACTCTACCGTCGTCATTCTGGCCGCCCCGGTGGAATGAAAGTAGAAACTTTCGCTCAGTTACAAAAGCGTATTCCTGAAAGAATTATCGAAAAGGCTGTTAAAGGTATGTTACCTAAAAATAGCTTAGGTAGAAGTTTGTTTACAAAACTTAAAGTTTACACCGGACCTAATCACCCCCATGAGGCTCAACAGCCTGAAACTTTAACCGTTAATACTATTGCAGGAGGTAGCAAATAA